From Bordetella flabilis, the proteins below share one genomic window:
- a CDS encoding branched-chain amino acid ABC transporter ATP-binding protein/permease, producing MSRAATVCALSGAILCVGLAATLNSYYVFVLANVALVAIVGIGLNVLLGLTGQVSFGHVGFYALGAYTVAVLTSHAGWSFWPAWAAGVLLSAAAGGLLALPALRVKGPYLAMITIAFSFIVQHAIVEMPDLTGGQNGIMGIPAPSFGGLAPEQGIAMVAIAAVLVLLGAYARLARGMWGAAMRAVMDSETAAESVGLNPLVIKTAAFAISAGLAGLAGGLFAPLSGFVTPDTFGFMQSILFVLVVVIGGAGTVAGPIVGAVIVGVLPELLASLEAYRLLFFGALLLIVLWLAPQGVAGAAGRWLRARAGRHPAGSRVTPPQPADGMPLGPRPRATLRVRGLGMTFGGVHAVSELDFDVPPAAVTCLIGPNGAGKTTALNMLSGFYVPSSGEFSLQGHGLQGLPAFRIARRGIARTYQTSQLFPSLSVQDNVALAMARGRLGPPLAGGPLASPAHRQQARALLAFCGYSGDPGLPADGLAHVDRRLVEIARALAADPDVLLLDEPAAGLSREDKEKLARLLRRIADAGLSVVVVEHDMTLVMGISDHIVVLDAGRRLAVGTPAHVQADPAVRKAYLGEQADTPGPPRDGEPRTPGHELLGVGGLVAGYGANPVLHGIDLQVRQGEMVALLGANGAGKSTLMRTLAGLQRATAGGVHLEGRPLDHLSSEAIVKLGVVLVPEGRQVFPDLSVLDNIRLGAFLHPRDGEARVQEMLDRFPRLRERLHQRAGLLSGGEQQMLALARGLMARPVILLLDEPSLGLAPKVIAELFASLDALRAQRMTLLLVDQMAGLALALADRAYVMEAGHIVAQGTAQAIASDEGLARAYLGAH from the coding sequence ATGAGCCGCGCCGCGACGGTCTGTGCGCTGTCGGGCGCCATCCTCTGCGTGGGCCTTGCGGCGACACTGAACAGTTACTACGTATTCGTGCTGGCGAATGTGGCCCTGGTCGCCATCGTCGGCATAGGTTTGAATGTCCTGCTGGGATTGACGGGGCAGGTGTCGTTCGGACACGTGGGTTTCTACGCGTTGGGCGCGTATACGGTGGCCGTCCTGACCAGCCACGCCGGCTGGAGCTTCTGGCCGGCGTGGGCCGCAGGGGTGCTGCTGAGCGCCGCTGCCGGCGGCCTGCTGGCCCTGCCCGCGCTGCGCGTCAAAGGTCCTTACCTGGCGATGATCACCATCGCTTTCAGCTTCATCGTGCAGCATGCCATCGTGGAGATGCCAGACCTGACCGGCGGCCAGAACGGCATCATGGGCATTCCCGCGCCATCGTTCGGCGGCCTCGCGCCGGAACAGGGGATCGCGATGGTCGCCATCGCCGCCGTGCTGGTGCTGCTGGGCGCGTATGCGCGCCTGGCGCGCGGCATGTGGGGCGCCGCCATGCGCGCGGTAATGGACAGCGAAACAGCGGCGGAATCCGTCGGCCTGAACCCGCTGGTCATCAAGACCGCCGCGTTCGCGATCTCGGCGGGGCTGGCCGGATTGGCCGGCGGCCTGTTCGCCCCGCTCTCCGGCTTTGTCACGCCCGACACCTTCGGCTTCATGCAGTCCATCCTGTTCGTGCTCGTGGTCGTGATCGGCGGCGCCGGCACGGTCGCCGGCCCCATCGTGGGCGCCGTCATCGTCGGCGTCCTGCCGGAACTGCTGGCCTCGCTGGAAGCCTATCGGCTGCTGTTCTTCGGTGCGCTGCTGCTGATCGTGCTGTGGCTGGCCCCGCAGGGCGTGGCCGGGGCGGCGGGACGCTGGCTGCGGGCCCGCGCCGGCCGCCATCCCGCGGGCAGCCGCGTCACGCCCCCGCAGCCGGCCGACGGAATGCCGCTGGGCCCGCGGCCGCGCGCGACCCTGCGGGTACGCGGCCTGGGCATGACCTTCGGCGGCGTCCACGCCGTCAGCGAACTGGACTTCGACGTCCCGCCCGCCGCGGTCACCTGCCTGATCGGGCCCAACGGCGCGGGCAAGACCACGGCGCTGAACATGCTCAGCGGCTTCTATGTCCCCAGCAGCGGCGAGTTCTCGCTGCAGGGGCATGGGCTGCAAGGCCTGCCGGCCTTCCGCATCGCGCGGCGCGGCATCGCGCGCACCTACCAGACCTCGCAGTTGTTCCCCAGCCTGAGCGTGCAGGACAACGTCGCGCTTGCGATGGCGCGCGGCCGCCTGGGGCCGCCTTTGGCCGGCGGCCCCTTGGCTTCGCCGGCGCACCGGCAGCAGGCGCGCGCGCTGCTGGCCTTCTGCGGTTACAGCGGCGATCCCGGCCTGCCGGCCGACGGCCTGGCCCACGTGGACCGCCGGCTGGTCGAAATCGCCCGCGCCCTGGCGGCGGATCCCGACGTGCTGCTGCTGGACGAGCCCGCCGCCGGCCTGAGCCGCGAAGACAAGGAAAAACTGGCGCGGCTGTTGCGCCGCATCGCTGACGCCGGCCTGAGCGTAGTGGTTGTCGAGCATGACATGACCCTGGTCATGGGCATCTCCGATCACATCGTGGTCCTCGATGCCGGCAGGCGCCTCGCCGTCGGTACGCCGGCGCATGTCCAGGCCGACCCCGCCGTACGCAAGGCCTACCTGGGCGAACAGGCCGATACCCCGGGCCCGCCGCGCGACGGCGAACCCCGCACGCCCGGGCACGAATTGCTGGGCGTGGGCGGGCTGGTGGCGGGCTATGGCGCCAATCCCGTGCTGCATGGCATCGACTTGCAGGTGCGCCAGGGCGAGATGGTGGCCCTGCTGGGCGCCAATGGGGCGGGCAAGTCCACCCTGATGCGCACGCTGGCCGGCCTGCAACGCGCCACGGCGGGCGGCGTGCACCTCGAAGGGCGGCCCCTGGACCACCTGTCGTCCGAAGCCATCGTCAAGCTGGGGGTGGTGCTGGTTCCCGAAGGGCGGCAAGTCTTCCCCGACCTGTCCGTGCTGGACAACATACGCCTGGGCGCCTTCCTGCATCCGCGCGACGGCGAGGCGCGCGTGCAGGAGATGCTGGACCGTTTCCCACGCCTGCGCGAACGCCTGCACCAGCGCGCCGGCCTGCTGTCCGGCGGCGAGCAGCAGATGCTCGCGCTGGCGCGCGGCCTGATGGCGCGGCCCGTCATCCTGCTGCTCGACGAACCCTCGCTGGGCCTGGCGCCCAAGGTCATCGCGGAACTGTTCGCGTCGCTGGACGCCTTGCGCGCGCAGCGCATGACCTTGTTGCTGGTGGACCAGATGGCCGGGCTGGCCCTCGCCCTGGCCGACCGTGCCTACGTCATGGAGGCCGGCCACATCGTCGCCCAGGGCACGGCCCAGGCCATCGCGAGCGACGAAGGACTCGCACGAGCCTACCTGGGCGCGCACTGA
- a CDS encoding branched-chain amino acid ABC transporter permease: MQLLSALITGLSLGSMYGVVALGFTMTYAVSGTVNFAQGSSVMLGAVVCFALAQGAGLPMAIAVVLALAVCAAYGAVVELLAVRPFASRGSNAWLMSTVALGIVLDNLIMHTFGKEPRSLPSPLVGSQVTVGGVGLGVYALHLLIPAIGLAMAAALHVVSRRTRWGKALLAVAQNRDAARLMGIPIRRAITASFALSTCFAGVAGILIAPLFNVSADMGTLFGLKAFAVAILGGITSAWGVMLAGLLFGIAEALIAAYLGSGYTQIITFGLVIALLAIRPDGLLGRAGVRKV, encoded by the coding sequence GTGCAGCTTCTGTCGGCACTCATTACCGGCCTGAGCCTGGGCAGCATGTACGGCGTGGTGGCCCTGGGCTTCACCATGACATACGCGGTGTCGGGCACGGTGAACTTCGCCCAGGGCAGTTCAGTCATGCTGGGTGCGGTCGTGTGCTTCGCGCTGGCGCAGGGCGCCGGCCTGCCCATGGCCATTGCCGTGGTGCTGGCGCTGGCCGTCTGCGCGGCGTATGGCGCGGTGGTCGAACTGCTTGCGGTGCGACCCTTCGCCAGCAGGGGCTCCAACGCCTGGCTGATGTCCACGGTAGCCCTGGGCATCGTGCTGGACAACCTCATCATGCACACCTTCGGCAAGGAGCCGCGCAGCCTGCCCTCGCCGCTCGTCGGCAGCCAGGTCACGGTGGGCGGCGTCGGCCTGGGCGTTTATGCGCTGCACCTGCTCATACCGGCGATCGGCCTGGCGATGGCGGCCGCGCTGCACGTGGTATCGCGCCGCACGCGCTGGGGCAAGGCGCTGCTGGCCGTGGCGCAGAACCGCGACGCGGCGCGCCTGATGGGTATCCCGATCCGCCGCGCCATCACTGCCTCCTTCGCGCTGTCCACATGCTTCGCCGGCGTGGCGGGGATCCTGATCGCGCCGCTGTTCAATGTGAGCGCGGACATGGGCACGCTATTCGGCCTGAAGGCTTTCGCCGTCGCCATCCTGGGCGGCATCACCAGCGCCTGGGGCGTGATGCTGGCCGGGCTGCTGTTCGGCATTGCCGAAGCGCTCATCGCGGCTTACCTGGGTTCGGGGTACACGCAGATCATTACGTTCGGGCTGGTCATCGCCTTGCTTGCCATCCGTCCGGACGGCCTGCTGGGGCGCGCGGGAGTGCGCAAGGTATGA